The following proteins come from a genomic window of Phnomibacter ginsenosidimutans:
- a CDS encoding AAA family ATPase yields MVRLIRVIRVAYFRSMLSKLHIRNYAIIDELTIEFQPGFNIITGETGAGKSILMGALGLVLGDRADSAVLFTSTEKCVVEASFQPTDKAAMRALLQANDLDEDNQLVVRREISTAGKSRSFINDTPVTLQVLRQFAGILVDLHRQFDTLELGEDDFQRKVIDALAGTATLLQQYQQHYQSFAQAQSTLQQLQAQQQQASKEYDYHRFLFTELEEANFSPNEIEEAETELQVLSNAESIKQVLATAAFTMQNGDAPVTVQVKTVVQQLQQLKTRPDGLDALQERLQSALVELKDIAAELESLEENVQMDAERLAHLSDRINIGNKLLKKHNVLTTNELLVIQQELDASLQACYQFE; encoded by the coding sequence GTGGTTCGCCTAATTCGTGTAATTCGTGTTGCCTATTTTCGCAGCATGCTGAGCAAGCTACATATCCGCAATTATGCCATCATAGATGAGCTGACGATTGAGTTTCAACCGGGCTTCAACATCATTACGGGTGAAACAGGTGCCGGTAAAAGTATTTTGATGGGTGCCCTTGGCTTGGTGCTGGGCGACCGTGCTGATAGCGCTGTTTTATTTACCAGCACAGAAAAGTGTGTGGTGGAAGCCAGTTTTCAACCCACAGACAAAGCAGCCATGCGGGCCTTGTTGCAAGCCAACGATTTGGATGAAGACAACCAGCTTGTGGTGCGCCGCGAAATAAGTACGGCCGGCAAAAGCAGAAGCTTTATCAACGACACGCCGGTAACATTGCAGGTGCTGCGTCAGTTTGCTGGTATATTGGTCGATTTGCATCGTCAGTTTGATACCCTCGAATTGGGCGAAGATGATTTTCAACGCAAAGTGATTGATGCACTGGCGGGCACTGCCACGCTATTGCAACAGTATCAGCAACATTACCAATCGTTTGCACAGGCGCAAAGTACGTTACAGCAATTGCAAGCCCAGCAACAGCAGGCCAGCAAAGAATACGATTATCACCGGTTCTTGTTTACAGAGTTGGAAGAAGCGAATTTTTCTCCGAATGAAATTGAAGAAGCTGAAACGGAGTTGCAAGTGCTCTCCAATGCCGAAAGCATCAAACAGGTATTGGCGACAGCTGCTTTCACCATGCAAAATGGCGATGCACCGGTTACGGTTCAGGTAAAAACGGTTGTACAACAGTTGCAGCAATTGAAAACCCGTCCTGATGGGTTGGATGCCTTGCAGGAACGACTGCAGTCGGCATTGGTAGAACTGAAAGACATTGCTGCAGAGTTGGAGAGCCTGGAAGAAAATGTGCAGATGGATGCAGAACGTTTGGCGCATTTATCTGACCGGATAAACATAGGCAACAAACTGCTGAAGAAACACAACGTACTTACAACAAATGAGCTGCTGGTCATTCAGCAGGAGTTGGATGCGTCGCTGCAGGCTTGTTACCAATTTGAGTGA
- a CDS encoding D-glucuronyl C5-epimerase family protein — protein sequence MKKIIRYILVLPFAVAIAYWLAGKFGDTIEEPLRNVLFAAKGDSIPDYAPVFYDDKGIPYVVYATENGITPGKQYNATIVANFALEQAALYDSLKQPANKQAFDNCINWLKVNATVSNDTALYRYAWRQAWYPKVPAPFTSGMTNGMVMQAMLKAHAMNADTAAWQLARQLLHGCFVSIDSGGFTIMEPQGWWYEEFAAVGVETPRILDGHIFTVIGLLQYRNQQQEPLAAIAAEMGLQSLKYYLPAYDAGQQMYYDKYKKLADRKYKQVITTQLLQLYQLTNEAVFLQYYEKWTTPLKVHYVKRVLAERNKTGALLLGLLLIVCWLPLYIGLKLLIRKTMKPRRKRY from the coding sequence GTGAAAAAAATCATCCGTTACATATTGGTGCTGCCCTTTGCCGTAGCAATTGCCTATTGGCTGGCCGGCAAATTCGGCGATACAATAGAAGAACCACTACGCAATGTTTTGTTTGCTGCTAAGGGCGATTCTATTCCTGATTATGCCCCGGTTTTCTATGATGACAAAGGCATTCCCTATGTTGTGTATGCCACTGAAAATGGCATTACACCAGGCAAACAGTACAATGCTACTATTGTAGCCAACTTTGCATTGGAGCAAGCAGCTTTGTACGACTCATTGAAGCAGCCAGCAAACAAGCAAGCATTTGACAACTGTATCAACTGGTTGAAAGTAAACGCAACGGTGAGTAATGATACAGCTTTGTATCGCTATGCATGGCGGCAGGCTTGGTATCCTAAAGTGCCGGCACCATTTACCAGTGGTATGACCAATGGCATGGTGATGCAGGCCATGCTCAAAGCACATGCTATGAATGCGGATACAGCTGCATGGCAATTGGCCCGCCAATTGTTGCATGGCTGTTTTGTGTCGATTGATAGTGGCGGTTTTACCATTATGGAACCACAGGGCTGGTGGTACGAAGAGTTTGCAGCTGTAGGTGTAGAAACGCCCCGCATATTAGACGGTCATATTTTCACGGTGATCGGATTGCTGCAATACCGCAATCAACAGCAGGAACCATTGGCCGCCATTGCTGCTGAAATGGGTTTGCAGTCGCTGAAATATTATCTGCCAGCATATGATGCGGGTCAGCAGATGTATTACGACAAGTACAAAAAGCTGGCCGACAGAAAATACAAACAGGTTATCACTACTCAATTGTTACAGTTGTATCAGCTTACCAACGAAGCTGTGTTTTTACAGTATTACGAAAAATGGACAACACCGTTGAAAGTGCATTATGTAAAACGGGTGCTGGCTGAAAGAAACAAAACCGGTGCCCTGCTGTTGGGCTTGTTACTGATTGTATGCTGGTTGCCTTTGTATATCGGTTTGAAATTGCTGATTCGGAAAACGATGAAACCCCGCAGAAAACGTTACTAA
- a CDS encoding TatD family hydrolase — protein MMLIDTHTHLYQPAFDEDRADMIARAKAIGVTRFYMPGIDSEVIERMEQTEQQFPECVMMPGLHPCSVNDNYQQELDIVARQLQQRSFPALGEIGLDFYWDKTYTEQQFDAFRQQIEMALHYKLPIVIHTRNAMQETINLVKEYKGRGLTGIFHCFSGSYESARQIIDLGFLLGIGGVVTYKNAGLPEVLAKVPLEHIVLETDAPYLTPVPFRGKRNESSYLQYVVSTLAQVYDVEAETIASATTNNAQQLFRY, from the coding sequence ATGATGCTGATAGATACGCATACCCATTTGTACCAGCCGGCTTTCGACGAAGACCGGGCCGACATGATTGCACGGGCCAAGGCCATTGGCGTTACCCGTTTTTACATGCCGGGTATAGATAGTGAGGTGATTGAAAGAATGGAACAAACAGAGCAGCAGTTTCCGGAGTGTGTCATGATGCCGGGCTTGCATCCATGCTCGGTCAATGATAACTATCAGCAGGAACTCGACATTGTGGCCAGGCAATTGCAGCAACGCAGTTTTCCTGCCTTAGGCGAAATTGGCCTCGATTTTTACTGGGATAAAACCTACACCGAGCAACAGTTTGATGCCTTTCGGCAGCAGATAGAAATGGCGCTGCACTATAAATTGCCTATTGTTATTCATACCCGCAATGCCATGCAGGAAACCATTAATCTGGTAAAAGAATACAAAGGCCGTGGGCTAACGGGCATTTTCCATTGCTTTAGCGGCAGCTACGAAAGTGCCCGCCAAATCATTGACCTCGGCTTTTTGCTGGGCATAGGAGGAGTGGTGACCTATAAAAATGCCGGCTTGCCCGAAGTGCTGGCCAAAGTGCCACTGGAGCATATTGTACTTGAAACGGATGCTCCGTATTTAACGCCGGTGCCTTTCAGGGGTAAACGCAATGAGAGCAGCTACCTGCAATACGTAGTAAGTACGCTGGCACAAGTGTATGACGTGGAAGCCGAAACCATTGCTTCGGCCACCACGAATAATGCACAACAATTGTTTCGGTATTAA
- a CDS encoding enoyl-CoA hydratase/isomerase family protein: MYQHLHTTLEEGIFCISINRPDKLNALNKDVISELGHAIAELYTNDAIKAGIITGTGAKAFVAGADISEFTSLDATAGAALAERGQDLVFSKIERSPKPIVAAVNGFALGGGCELAMACHFRLASDNAKFGQPEVNLGLIPGYGGTQRLVQLIGKGKAMELLMTGNMITAAEAQQLGLVNHVTSPEDLLPQTKALLQTILSKAPLAITRIIDLVNTASYAPEEGLEKEVTLFGELFDTADAKEGANAFLEKRKAQFTGH, encoded by the coding sequence ATGTATCAACACTTGCATACAACCCTTGAAGAAGGCATTTTTTGTATCAGCATCAACCGGCCCGATAAGCTCAATGCACTGAATAAAGATGTAATTTCAGAACTCGGCCACGCCATTGCAGAGTTATATACCAACGATGCCATTAAAGCAGGCATCATTACTGGTACAGGTGCCAAAGCATTTGTAGCCGGTGCCGACATCAGTGAGTTTACAAGCCTTGATGCAACTGCTGGCGCAGCATTAGCAGAGCGTGGTCAGGATTTGGTGTTTTCTAAAATCGAACGATCGCCCAAACCCATTGTGGCTGCAGTAAATGGTTTTGCATTGGGTGGCGGTTGCGAACTGGCGATGGCTTGTCATTTTCGCCTGGCTTCCGACAATGCCAAATTTGGACAGCCCGAAGTAAACCTCGGTTTGATACCCGGCTACGGTGGCACACAGCGCCTGGTGCAGCTCATAGGCAAAGGGAAAGCCATGGAACTACTCATGACCGGCAACATGATTACTGCTGCAGAAGCGCAACAATTAGGTTTGGTCAATCATGTAACCTCGCCAGAAGATTTGCTGCCGCAAACAAAGGCATTGTTACAAACCATCCTTTCAAAAGCGCCGCTGGCTATCACCCGCATTATTGATTTGGTAAACACTGCTTCCTATGCGCCAGAAGAAGGCTTAGAAAAAGAAGTCACCCTGTTTGGAGAACTCTTTGATACCGCTGATGCCAAGGAAGGTGCCAACGCATTTTTAGAAAAACGCAAAGCACAATTTACCGGTCATTAA
- a CDS encoding Crp/Fnr family transcriptional regulator: MKTFEHVDCSRCEKRTSSIFCNTHGENLDDISDSKTCSVYKKGQVIFHEGGHPFGVYCVNKGKIKLSIIGDEGKEQIVRLARDGDVLGYRSMLVNERYNATATVLEDSQVCFIPREIFMKTLRSDSSLSFEMMKLLSNQLREAEVKLTHLAQKPVRERLAETLLFLKETYGFEPDSTQIAVQLTREEIANLVGTATETAIRLLSELNKENVIELSGKKISIKDVRELSRIANLND; the protein is encoded by the coding sequence ATGAAGACATTCGAGCACGTTGACTGCAGTCGTTGCGAAAAAAGAACCAGCTCCATTTTTTGCAATACACATGGCGAAAATTTGGACGACATCAGTGATTCAAAAACGTGCTCGGTATACAAAAAAGGTCAGGTCATTTTTCATGAAGGCGGCCATCCGTTTGGGGTGTATTGCGTCAACAAAGGCAAAATCAAACTGTCCATTATTGGTGATGAAGGCAAAGAGCAAATTGTACGCTTGGCCCGAGATGGAGACGTGCTGGGCTACCGCAGTATGCTGGTAAACGAACGCTACAATGCTACTGCCACAGTGCTTGAAGATTCGCAGGTATGTTTTATTCCCCGCGAAATATTTATGAAAACCTTGCGCAGCGATTCTTCATTGAGTTTTGAAATGATGAAGCTGCTGAGCAATCAACTGCGGGAAGCAGAAGTAAAGCTGACGCACCTGGCACAAAAACCTGTACGGGAAAGATTAGCTGAAACGCTGCTCTTTTTGAAAGAGACTTACGGTTTTGAACCTGATAGCACACAAATAGCGGTGCAACTTACCCGCGAAGAAATTGCCAACCTGGTGGGTACTGCTACAGAAACAGCCATTCGCCTGCTCAGCGAATTGAATAAAGAAAACGTCATCGAATTATCAGGCAAAAAGATATCAATTAAAGATGTTCGGGAGTTGTCCCGCATTGCCAATCTCAACGATTAA
- the ccoS gene encoding cbb3-type cytochrome oxidase assembly protein CcoS: protein MAVILILLGASILVAGGFLVAFLVSARNGQFDDSYGPPMRMLYDDQPTTKL from the coding sequence ATGGCTGTAATACTCATACTCCTTGGTGCCAGCATATTAGTAGCCGGGGGCTTTCTGGTAGCCTTTTTAGTGAGTGCCCGCAATGGTCAGTTTGATGACAGCTACGGCCCACCTATGCGGATGCTGTACGATGATCAACCAACAACAAAACTCTAA